The following are encoded in a window of Bacillus sp. SORGH_AS_0510 genomic DNA:
- a CDS encoding CPBP family intramembrane glutamic endopeptidase, with the protein MLFQPGWKKNFFISFLIGFEFWLIMFGTQFYIGDLELVSIHGPVNLIMSLVEVFIGYLVGSLIIDLIVKGYLINLLKGKIHIVWIFIISILIYALDDYWYAGFSLSNMIFSIILGLSLTFAFYRTGSISADTGLHYGLNIAYGLFFGLVGNSKGRSFYRQRNRARNCSFQSPSLYGPCYYVSIYS; encoded by the coding sequence ATGCTATTTCAACCTGGATGGAAAAAGAACTTTTTCATCAGCTTTCTGATTGGCTTTGAGTTTTGGTTAATTATGTTCGGTACACAATTTTACATTGGCGACTTAGAGTTAGTAAGCATTCACGGGCCTGTAAATTTAATAATGTCCTTAGTGGAAGTCTTCATTGGTTATTTAGTTGGATCACTAATTATTGATTTAATTGTCAAAGGTTATCTAATCAATCTATTAAAAGGAAAGATTCATATTGTCTGGATCTTTATAATAAGTATTTTAATTTATGCACTTGATGACTATTGGTATGCTGGGTTTAGTCTCAGCAACATGATTTTTTCAATAATTTTAGGACTTTCATTAACTTTCGCATTCTATAGAACTGGGTCAATTTCGGCAGATACAGGGCTTCATTATGGATTAAATATTGCCTACGGTCTTTTCTTTGGTCTAGTTGGTAATTCAAAAGGGCGCTCTTTTTATCGTCAAAGAAACAGGGCACGAAACTGCAGTTTCCAGTCTCCTTCATTATATGGTCCCTGCTATTATGTTTCTATTTATTCTTAA
- a CDS encoding CotH kinase family protein has protein sequence MGEVIKVPEYKLFINPNDLKELKRDIWIEEPVPAQLTIEGKRFEIDLSYRGSHIRNLPKKSYQIGFYKPATYRGSKLVHLNAEYKDPSLIRNKLSFDFFSDIQVLAPRSQHVFLTQNGRPEGVYLEIESVDENFLRKRNLNNGSIFYALDGDANFSLMSELDNETKKSLSLGYERKWGDQQDNYYLEEFIFKINTIGQREFEEEIQNFVDVNKYLRWVAGVIFTSNYDGFVHNYALYRNSDTGLFEVLPWDYDATWGRDVNGKTMEADYVPIDGFNTLTARILNVDHFRKQYVNILKKIMKQQFTLDYMVPKVERLLQLIRPYVLKDPYKSKQMEQFDNEMDVIREYIIERRNYLNRMMVRLE, from the coding sequence ATGGGCGAGGTTATAAAAGTACCAGAATATAAGCTTTTTATTAACCCAAATGACTTAAAGGAACTAAAAAGGGACATTTGGATTGAAGAACCTGTTCCAGCTCAGTTAACCATTGAAGGAAAGCGGTTTGAAATTGATTTAAGTTATCGGGGATCACATATACGAAATTTGCCCAAAAAGTCCTACCAGATAGGCTTCTATAAACCAGCGACCTATAGAGGATCGAAACTCGTGCATTTAAATGCTGAATATAAAGACCCCTCACTCATTCGAAACAAACTATCTTTTGACTTTTTTTCGGATATTCAAGTTTTAGCACCAAGGTCTCAACATGTTTTTTTGACACAGAACGGAAGACCAGAAGGGGTATACTTAGAAATTGAATCTGTGGATGAAAATTTCCTACGAAAAAGAAACTTAAATAATGGAAGCATTTTTTATGCACTTGATGGTGATGCTAACTTTTCCCTTATGAGTGAATTAGACAATGAAACAAAAAAATCACTAAGTTTGGGCTATGAGAGAAAATGGGGAGATCAACAAGATAATTATTATTTAGAAGAATTTATCTTTAAAATAAATACCATAGGACAAAGGGAATTTGAAGAAGAAATACAAAATTTTGTGGATGTTAATAAGTATCTTCGGTGGGTTGCTGGAGTTATATTTACTTCGAATTATGATGGTTTTGTTCATAATTACGCATTATATAGGAACAGTGATACGGGTTTATTTGAAGTTCTTCCGTGGGATTATGATGCTACATGGGGAAGGGATGTTAACGGAAAGACTATGGAAGCTGACTATGTTCCAATAGATGGTTTTAATACATTAACGGCAAGAATTTTAAACGTAGATCACTTTCGTAAGCAATATGTAAACATACTAAAAAAAATAATGAAACAGCAATTCACTCTAGACTATATGGTTCCCAAGGTGGAACGATTGCTTCAATTGATTAGACCATATGTCTTAAAAGACCCTTATAAAAGTAAACAAATGGAACAATTCGATAATGAAATGGATGTTATAAGA